A genomic segment from Anaerococcus urinomassiliensis encodes:
- a CDS encoding ABC transporter permease, which yields MENQTSNMTNQISQTEHIAKHTVSKPPNNDDNDNDPYFKPVKKTLWQRMARYKTFYLMLLPALLFFIIFSYWPMTGNILAFRKFSFNSGMYGKGWVGLQYFREFFADRQTPIYIRNTLIISAIKLFIYLPFPIILALIFNEIVNTKHRSLFQSVSYLPYFISWVVVVGMLNKLFAPNTGLINSLLRNIGASDGSRFFMMENGFFYPAVFGSYLWKNVGWDSIIYYAAIMGISPSLYEAAAIDGANRLKQTRHVTLPGISKTIMILFIISLGGILSAGFDQVYLMQNPGNYQVSEIIDTYVVKTGLEKARYGPATAVGLVQGLVGLGLTVAVNKAADKYGENSLW from the coding sequence GTGGAAAATCAGACAAGCAATATGACCAATCAAATCAGTCAGACAGAACACATAGCCAAACACACAGTTTCCAAGCCTCCAAATAATGATGATAACGACAATGACCCATACTTTAAGCCGGTGAAAAAAACTTTGTGGCAAAGAATGGCAAGATATAAAACTTTTTATCTAATGCTATTGCCTGCCTTGCTTTTTTTCATAATATTTTCTTATTGGCCAATGACAGGAAATATCCTAGCCTTTAGAAAATTTTCATTTAACTCTGGCATGTATGGAAAAGGATGGGTTGGACTCCAGTATTTTAGGGAGTTTTTTGCTGATAGACAAACACCGATTTATATCAGAAACACCCTTATTATTTCAGCTATTAAATTATTTATTTATCTGCCTTTTCCAATAATATTGGCACTGATATTTAATGAAATAGTTAATACTAAACATAGGTCATTATTCCAATCTGTTAGCTACCTGCCATATTTTATTTCTTGGGTAGTTGTCGTGGGTATGTTAAACAAATTATTTGCTCCAAACACCGGTCTTATCAACAGCCTTTTAAGAAATATTGGAGCAAGTGATGGTTCCAGATTTTTTATGATGGAAAATGGATTTTTCTATCCAGCAGTATTTGGATCTTATTTGTGGAAAAATGTTGGTTGGGATTCAATCATCTATTACGCGGCAATTATGGGGATTTCACCATCCCTTTATGAAGCTGCAGCTATAGATGGAGCAAATAGATTAAAGCAAACCCGTCATGTAACCCTGCCTGGAATTTCAAAAACAATTATGATATTATTTATCATTTCCTTAGGTGGGATATTATCAGCTGGATTTGACCAAGTGTACTTGATGCAAAATCCAGGAAACTACCAAGTATCAGAAATAATTGATACCTATGTAGTAAAAACAGGGCTTGAAAAAGCTCGTTACGGTCCAGCAACAGCAGTTGGACTTGTTCAAGGACTCGTAGGACTTGGACTAACAGTTGCAGTTAACAAAGCAGCCGATAAATACGGCGAAAATTCTTTATGGTAA
- a CDS encoding MATE family efflux transporter, giving the protein MDQNVDLTKGDITSSLFKLSIPLALTAFIQITYNFVDIFFLGRLGKDAIAGVGIAGFLFWIANAITLIPKIGTGVYVSQSFGRGDKKETIRVLNNGYILTIIVALVYSIFMLLFSSAYVNFYGLTDMASSYARDYLHIISFGMVFFFINPVFSQSFQSLGNSLTPFKINTVGLVANIIMDPIFIFGLGPIPRLEAKGAAIATLLAQVFVSLIFIGVIFRKNELLKSALTRIDYQRSWIKSIFKMGLPSALMSTYMAFISIILNKFMARFGEAAVAAYTVGSQLEAITWNTTEGLQVGIAAIVGQNYGAGLFDRVRESIKKSFQIVFIIGLISNLVLFLFRYPLFKLFVPSDKETIELGATYLAILSMSQIFLSTEIGLTGAFNGLGDTKTPARIAMFFDTMRIPCSLLFMPIFGVAGVWLAMTVTSVFKGLFVGVLIRRKAKYKLEKPS; this is encoded by the coding sequence ATGGATCAAAATGTTGATTTAACCAAGGGTGATATCACATCATCACTTTTCAAACTGTCAATTCCTTTGGCTTTGACGGCTTTTATACAGATTACATATAACTTTGTGGATATATTTTTCCTTGGCAGGCTTGGAAAAGATGCAATAGCAGGAGTTGGAATAGCTGGATTTTTATTTTGGATTGCCAATGCTATTACCCTTATTCCTAAGATTGGGACAGGGGTTTATGTATCCCAATCCTTTGGTAGAGGAGATAAGAAAGAAACAATCAGGGTTTTAAATAATGGCTATATTTTAACTATAATTGTAGCCCTGGTTTATTCTATATTTATGCTATTATTTTCAAGTGCATATGTAAATTTCTATGGATTAACTGATATGGCTAGTTCTTATGCTAGAGATTATTTGCATATTATAAGCTTTGGCATGGTTTTTTTCTTTATAAATCCGGTGTTTTCCCAAAGCTTCCAATCTCTGGGCAACAGCCTTACTCCCTTTAAGATAAATACAGTAGGACTTGTGGCAAATATAATAATGGATCCAATATTTATCTTTGGCCTTGGGCCTATACCACGCCTTGAAGCAAAAGGAGCTGCAATAGCAACTCTACTTGCTCAGGTATTTGTCAGCCTAATTTTCATAGGAGTGATTTTTAGAAAAAATGAACTTCTAAAAAGCGCCTTAACTAGGATAGATTATCAGAGGAGTTGGATCAAAAGTATCTTTAAGATGGGTTTGCCCTCTGCTTTGATGAGCACATATATGGCCTTTATAAGTATAATTTTGAATAAGTTTATGGCAAGATTTGGTGAAGCTGCTGTTGCAGCCTACACAGTTGGTAGCCAGCTAGAGGCAATCACTTGGAACACAACAGAGGGTCTCCAGGTCGGCATTGCAGCCATAGTTGGGCAAAACTATGGGGCTGGGCTTTTTGATAGGGTAAGAGAATCTATCAAAAAGTCATTTCAAATAGTATTTATAATTGGACTAATATCAAATCTTGTTCTATTTTTATTTAGATACCCACTCTTTAAACTCTTTGTTCCATCAGATAAGGAAACTATAGAGCTTGGGGCTACATATCTTGCGATTTTATCCATGTCGCAAATATTTCTATCGACAGAAATAGGACTTACAGGAGCCTTCAATGGTCTAGGAGATACAAAAACACCAGCAAGAATAGCTATGTTTTTTGATACAATGAGGATACCGTGCTCCTTACTATTTATGCCAATTTTTGGAGTAGCAGGAGTCTGGCTTGCAATGACAGTTACTTCAGTTTTTAAGGGATTGTTTGTAGGGGTATTAATAAGAAGAAAAGCAAAATATAAACTTGAAAAACCTAGCTAA
- a CDS encoding ABC transporter ATP-binding protein, with amino-acid sequence MSNIKLEHIYKDYIEGHHVVRDFNLDIKDGEFIVLVGPSGCGKSTTLRMIAGLEDITSGKLYFEDKLMNDVHPKDRDIAMVFQNYALYPHMSVAENMGFGLKMQNKSQDEINTTVKRTADIIGLSDYLDRLPKELSGGQRQRVALGRAISRNPKVFLMDEPLSNLDAKLRVQTRSEISNISKEFGNTTIYVTHDQVEAMTMADRIVLMRDGVIQQVSTPKDIYLYPNNIFVAGFMGSPAMNFIPATLTKDGLETGEGTLNLNESILNQLSFKGYMDREIIFGIRPENIVLAGDLSEANDRYVPFATNVRLAEMLGSETLIHFMLDNQNIIAKVNTLEEFTRNQDLTLAFDLEFANFFDKDSTDRIVLDNEKNYQNITMEGGSASGKSDKQYDQSNQSDRTHSQTHSFQASK; translated from the coding sequence ATGAGCAATATTAAACTTGAACACATCTACAAGGATTATATTGAAGGGCATCATGTTGTTCGCGATTTTAATTTGGATATTAAAGATGGTGAATTTATCGTGCTTGTCGGTCCTAGTGGTTGTGGAAAGTCGACTACTCTAAGGATGATTGCGGGACTGGAAGATATTACTTCAGGTAAGCTTTATTTTGAAGATAAATTGATGAATGACGTGCATCCTAAAGATCGTGATATAGCCATGGTTTTTCAAAACTATGCCCTATATCCTCATATGAGCGTTGCTGAAAATATGGGATTTGGTCTAAAAATGCAAAATAAAAGTCAGGATGAAATTAACACTACAGTAAAAAGAACTGCTGATATTATAGGTCTTAGTGATTATCTTGATAGGTTACCAAAGGAGCTTTCTGGTGGACAACGCCAAAGAGTGGCCCTTGGTCGTGCCATTTCTAGAAATCCAAAAGTTTTCTTGATGGATGAACCACTTTCAAACCTAGATGCTAAGCTTAGGGTACAGACTAGATCAGAAATTTCAAACATTTCAAAAGAATTCGGAAACACTACTATCTATGTGACCCATGACCAGGTTGAAGCTATGACAATGGCTGATAGGATTGTTTTGATGCGTGATGGAGTTATCCAACAAGTTTCTACACCTAAAGATATTTATTTGTATCCAAATAATATTTTTGTTGCAGGATTTATGGGTTCTCCAGCAATGAACTTTATTCCAGCAACTCTTACTAAAGACGGACTTGAAACTGGAGAAGGGACATTGAATCTAAACGAAAGTATCCTCAACCAACTAAGCTTTAAAGGCTATATGGATAGGGAAATAATTTTTGGAATCCGACCAGAAAATATCGTATTAGCCGGTGACCTAAGTGAAGCAAACGATCGATATGTTCCATTTGCTACAAATGTTCGCTTGGCTGAAATGCTTGGCTCTGAGACATTAATCCACTTTATGCTTGATAATCAAAATATAATTGCAAAAGTAAATACTTTAGAAGAATTTACCAGAAATCAAGATTTAACCCTCGCTTTTGACCTAGAATTTGCTAATTTCTTTGACAAAGACTCTACAGATAGAATAGTTCTTGATAATGAGAAAAATTATCAAAATATAACTATGGAAGGAGGAAGTGCTAGTGGAAAATCAGACAAGCAATATGACCAATCAAATCAGTCAGACAGAACACATAGCCAAACACACAGTTTCCAAGCCTCCAAATAA
- a CDS encoding YjiH family protein encodes MTPFEKDGSSTVMASVLSKAVNSGIDSIIPIYILVLICIFISCILALIYKISKPIFIENNEVLKNAADISNFWLLVRFIGLILGLMTAFKVGPDIVYGPDTGGLILYELIGGLFTIFLVAGFVLPFLTEFGLLEYIGVFLTSVMRPVFNLPGRSAIDCLASWIGDGTIGVTLTNKQYEEGYYTAREAAIISTTFSAVSITFCLVVLENVGLTDYFGKFYLTVAVAGIVAALILPRIYPLAGKEDKYKTKEVKAQAENIPHGFSKNEWALQLAVQKAEKNNSVKNYFVSAIKTVLGLWLGVVPIIMAVGTIALIVSEATPFFQILGKPFLPLLKLLQIPEAEVASTTMVVGFADMVVPSILAAEIANPMTRFIVAAVSVTQLIYMSETGAVILGSNLPVSLLDLFILFLERTIITLPIIVVFAHIFF; translated from the coding sequence ATGACTCCTTTTGAAAAAGATGGATCATCAACTGTTATGGCTTCAGTGCTTTCTAAGGCTGTTAATAGTGGTATCGATTCTATTATTCCTATATATATTTTAGTTTTGATATGCATATTCATTTCTTGCATACTTGCTCTTATATATAAGATTTCTAAACCAATTTTTATAGAAAATAATGAAGTTTTAAAAAATGCAGCAGATATTTCTAATTTTTGGCTTTTAGTAAGATTTATAGGTCTTATCCTAGGTCTTATGACAGCCTTTAAAGTGGGCCCAGATATAGTGTATGGTCCTGATACTGGTGGACTTATCTTGTATGAATTGATAGGTGGTCTATTTACAATATTTTTAGTCGCTGGATTTGTCTTACCTTTTTTGACAGAGTTCGGTCTGTTGGAATACATAGGGGTGTTTTTGACCTCTGTGATGAGACCTGTATTTAATCTACCAGGTAGATCTGCCATAGACTGTTTGGCAAGCTGGATTGGGGATGGTACTATTGGAGTTACCTTAACTAATAAGCAGTATGAAGAGGGATATTATACAGCCAGAGAAGCAGCTATTATATCTACGACTTTTTCTGCGGTATCAATCACATTTTGCTTGGTTGTTTTGGAAAATGTTGGTCTAACAGATTATTTTGGCAAATTTTATTTGACAGTTGCTGTAGCAGGAATAGTAGCAGCTTTGATATTGCCAAGGATATATCCTCTAGCTGGCAAAGAAGATAAGTACAAAACCAAAGAAGTCAAAGCTCAAGCAGAAAATATACCTCACGGTTTTAGCAAAAATGAATGGGCCTTACAACTTGCAGTACAAAAGGCTGAAAAAAATAACAGCGTAAAAAACTATTTTGTAAGTGCAATTAAAACAGTCCTAGGCCTATGGCTAGGAGTTGTGCCAATTATAATGGCAGTAGGTACTATTGCTCTCATAGTTTCAGAGGCAACACCGTTTTTCCAAATTTTGGGTAAGCCATTCTTGCCATTACTTAAACTTCTACAAATCCCAGAAGCTGAAGTAGCAAGTACGACTATGGTAGTTGGATTTGCAGATATGGTTGTACCATCCATACTTGCAGCAGAAATAGCAAACCCTATGACAAGATTTATAGTAGCAGCAGTTTCAGTAACCCAATTAATATATATGTCCGAAACTGGTGCTGTGATACTAGGTTCTAACTTGCCTGTTTCACTTCTAGATTTATTTATATTATTTTTGGAAAGGACAATCATAACCTTGCCAATAATAGTAGTCTTTGCCCATATTTTCTTCTAG